A genomic stretch from Candidatus Neomarinimicrobiota bacterium includes:
- a CDS encoding BamA/TamA family outer membrane protein, with translation MPHSKTVLTLLILSSLLGAQPLTSQLPVPVSNCDTLVIRRNFDNLQELHSFIQQERKEYIESGRLYSSLALADLKWSESSAGAVEAKWRVSSVKFASVDSVVVVGLGHRNSKKFARILRFIKSAPASQMTVDKADRFLNGISLLKMESVPYYASYAKERIAMVVPLKEDFHNSFHGTLGSQPRNDGTRRLIGELRLHAENLMGTASAADLWWYRKDDRSQIFRLSYEEPFIWKFDFGINGSFSQILQDGLYVKRESAVSVTKPFSRSGKWYVGGENSIVTASENGKALGMTDHSIKSVVLQNEQNRFDRRWNPSQGYSYSVRGQLGDYSSLGEEKGVLSRLKLEGEVVNQIKSKWCLALMGTASVVHLSSALRLPLSEKLRFGGASSLRGYREQQFAADWMILSQLELRYHTGTANNLYLFSDAGLFDSLNNRLLSAGFGINQLTPVGILRLEYALNRNDSPGKGKIHVRLQGDF, from the coding sequence GTGCCTCATTCTAAAACCGTTCTCACACTGTTGATTTTGTCGAGTCTGCTGGGTGCGCAGCCGCTTACTTCGCAGTTGCCTGTACCAGTTTCTAACTGTGATACACTCGTCATTCGGCGTAACTTTGATAATCTGCAAGAGCTGCACTCCTTCATCCAGCAGGAGCGGAAAGAATACATAGAGTCAGGTAGACTGTATTCGAGCCTGGCGCTGGCTGATTTAAAGTGGAGCGAAAGTTCTGCAGGCGCGGTCGAAGCGAAATGGCGCGTATCATCCGTTAAGTTCGCCTCAGTCGATTCGGTCGTGGTTGTGGGGCTGGGTCATCGCAATTCAAAAAAGTTTGCGCGTATTCTCCGTTTCATTAAATCGGCCCCTGCCTCGCAGATGACAGTGGACAAAGCGGACCGTTTCCTTAATGGAATTTCTTTACTAAAGATGGAGAGCGTTCCATATTATGCCAGCTATGCCAAAGAGCGCATAGCCATGGTAGTGCCGCTGAAAGAAGATTTCCACAACAGTTTTCACGGTACGCTCGGATCCCAGCCGCGCAATGACGGTACAAGACGGCTGATCGGCGAACTCAGACTCCACGCGGAGAATCTTATGGGAACAGCGTCAGCGGCGGACTTGTGGTGGTATCGCAAGGATGACCGGTCTCAGATCTTTCGCTTGAGTTACGAGGAACCATTTATCTGGAAGTTCGATTTTGGCATTAACGGCTCTTTCAGTCAAATCCTTCAGGACGGGCTTTATGTAAAACGTGAATCTGCTGTTTCGGTAACAAAGCCTTTCTCGCGCAGCGGAAAATGGTATGTCGGCGGTGAAAACAGTATAGTTACTGCATCCGAAAACGGGAAGGCTCTGGGTATGACGGATCATTCTATCAAGTCTGTAGTGCTTCAGAATGAACAAAATAGGTTTGACAGACGCTGGAATCCTTCGCAGGGGTACAGCTACTCTGTCCGCGGTCAACTGGGCGATTACTCATCGCTTGGAGAGGAGAAGGGTGTTCTCAGTCGGCTGAAATTAGAAGGAGAGGTGGTAAATCAAATTAAGAGTAAGTGGTGTCTCGCCCTGATGGGGACGGCGTCTGTTGTCCATCTGTCTTCCGCACTTCGTCTACCACTGAGTGAAAAACTGAGGTTCGGCGGCGCCTCTAGTCTGAGGGGTTACCGGGAACAACAGTTTGCCGCCGACTGGATGATCCTGAGTCAATTGGAACTGAGGTATCACACAGGTACAGCAAATAATCTCTATCTCTTTTCTGATGCGGGACTCTTCGACTCGCTGAACAACAGACTACTGTCAGCCGGCTTCGGCATTAATCAACTCACACCCGTCGGCATCCTTCGTCTGGAATACGCCCTGAACAGGAACGATTCTCCGGGCAAAGGGAAAATACATGTGCGGCTTCAGGGAGATTTCTGA